The following proteins are co-located in the Gloeocapsa sp. PCC 7428 genome:
- a CDS encoding GDYXXLXY domain-containing protein, whose amino-acid sequence MTSRVKTTPEALKPQKLPQIPFWRLWLPLLFQTGIILAAPAQPFYTQLTGKTAILQTVPVDPYDPLRGYSQTLSYDISQINNLQRLPGWQELTQQHTSAPLVHDVPIGTNLYVTLEAPTSSSTPPTAWKPVRVSRDRPQIAANQVAIKGKFTGNSVTYGLETYYMPEAQRDEINQSIAQAQRNQQQRSLVVEVKVDAQGRAVPMSFWVNQRNYRF is encoded by the coding sequence ATGACATCTCGTGTTAAGACAACACCTGAAGCGTTAAAGCCGCAAAAACTTCCGCAAATTCCATTTTGGCGGCTATGGCTACCACTACTGTTTCAAACAGGAATTATTTTAGCTGCACCAGCGCAGCCGTTTTATACGCAACTTACCGGAAAAACCGCGATTCTGCAAACTGTCCCTGTCGATCCTTACGATCCATTACGAGGTTATTCGCAAACACTCAGCTATGATATTTCCCAAATTAACAACTTGCAGCGTCTTCCTGGTTGGCAAGAGTTAACGCAACAGCATACTAGCGCGCCTTTGGTTCATGATGTACCCATAGGAACAAACCTTTATGTCACCCTCGAAGCGCCTACATCGAGTTCAACACCACCAACCGCGTGGAAACCTGTACGCGTTAGTCGCGATCGCCCGCAAATCGCTGCAAATCAAGTTGCGATTAAAGGAAAGTTTACTGGAAACTCAGTTACTTACGGCTTAGAAACATATTATATGCCCGAAGCGCAGCGCGATGAAATCAATCAAAGCATTGCACAAGCCCAACGCAACCAACAACAGCGATCGCTTGTCGTCGAAGTGAAAGTTGATGCTCAAGGTCGTGCTGTACCGATGAGCTTTTGGGTAAATCAGCGTAATTATCGATTTTAA
- a CDS encoding ATP-dependent 6-phosphofructokinase, with product MGEHKRIGILTSGGDCAGLNAVIRAVVNRAVGTYGWEVLGIRQATLGLMQQPPKYIALDIEKVNSLLTAGGTVLGTTNKGNPFAYPMADGSVCDRSEEIIAGYRQLNLDALIGIGGDGSLAILRRLAQQGGINLVAIPKTIDNDVGVTELSIGFETAVSIATEALDRLHFTAASHSRVMILEVMGRDAGHIAISAGIAGGADVILIPEIPYTVDQVCRNIKERQEQGKNYCLIVVSEAVRNETGNSVVSTDRMGECRYGGIGQYLADEICHRIGAETRVTVLGHIQRGGTPSPLERLIASAFGVAAVDLIAEQKYDQMVTWQNRQVVSVPIAEAIAQYRAVDPHGTLVKTARGLNICMGD from the coding sequence ATGGGAGAACACAAACGCATTGGTATTCTTACCAGTGGCGGTGATTGCGCTGGATTAAATGCTGTGATTCGGGCAGTGGTGAATCGCGCGGTAGGGACTTACGGTTGGGAAGTGTTGGGTATTCGCCAAGCTACGCTAGGGTTAATGCAGCAACCACCGAAGTATATCGCTTTGGACATTGAGAAGGTAAATTCTTTGCTGACGGCTGGCGGTACAGTTTTAGGCACCACCAATAAAGGCAATCCGTTTGCTTATCCAATGGCGGATGGTAGTGTATGCGATCGCTCTGAGGAAATTATCGCAGGTTATCGTCAACTCAACTTAGATGCCTTAATCGGAATTGGCGGCGATGGTAGCTTAGCAATTTTACGGCGTCTTGCCCAACAAGGAGGCATTAACTTAGTTGCCATTCCCAAAACAATTGATAACGATGTCGGAGTTACTGAACTTTCAATTGGTTTTGAAACTGCGGTGAGTATTGCAACCGAAGCCCTCGATCGATTGCATTTTACCGCTGCGAGTCACAGCCGCGTTATGATTTTGGAAGTGATGGGGCGCGATGCGGGACACATCGCCATTAGCGCCGGAATTGCTGGCGGTGCAGATGTTATCCTCATTCCTGAAATTCCCTATACCGTTGACCAAGTTTGCCGTAATATTAAAGAACGCCAAGAACAAGGCAAAAACTACTGTTTAATCGTCGTTTCTGAAGCTGTACGCAATGAAACTGGCAATTCGGTTGTGAGTACCGATCGCATGGGTGAATGCAGATATGGCGGTATCGGTCAGTATTTAGCAGATGAAATTTGTCATCGCATTGGTGCTGAAACCCGCGTCACCGTTTTGGGACATATTCAACGCGGTGGAACTCCTTCACCGTTAGAAAGACTGATTGCTTCAGCTTTTGGCGTCGCTGCCGTTGATTTAATCGCCGAGCAAAAATACGATCAAATGGTAACATGGCAAAATCGTCAAGTTGTGAGCGTCCCCATCGCCGAAGCGATCGCTCAATATCGCGCGGTTGATCCGCATGGAACTCTCGTCAAAACTGCCAGAGGCTTAAATATCTGTATGGGAGATTAA
- a CDS encoding RsmB/NOP family class I SAM-dependent RNA methyltransferase has protein sequence MDKPSNLLIKLSCRLFDDTIEQEKFINALIHPQPFHPCILWCRDQKSPFNVELPISWQPPFIERLSLGEKPGQHPLHDEGYYYCLDFSSVFAAMSLYAVRSPINTVLDMCAAPGGKSVFAWRALRPQLLVCNEAISKRIGMLISNLKRCQIHSSIVLNKDSSYLAESVPNSSQFVIVDAPCTGQSLLAKGGKAPGCFHPTTINKNANRQKRILANSAQLVAPQGYLTYMTCTYSIEENEQVCEWFLSKFPQFQAVEIPELVEYQSCLSRIPCYRLFPQSKLGAGAFTVLFQNTEVGKVENLDVEMLQRVGIRYKLDDT, from the coding sequence ATGGATAAACCTTCAAACTTACTAATAAAATTAAGTTGTCGCTTGTTTGATGACACAATAGAACAAGAAAAATTTATTAATGCATTGATTCATCCCCAACCATTTCACCCTTGTATTCTTTGGTGTCGAGATCAGAAATCTCCATTTAATGTAGAGTTACCAATATCTTGGCAACCACCTTTTATTGAACGTTTATCTTTAGGCGAAAAACCTGGTCAACATCCGTTACATGATGAAGGTTATTATTACTGTTTAGACTTTTCTTCAGTCTTTGCAGCGATGAGTTTATATGCAGTGCGATCGCCTATAAACACTGTATTGGATATGTGTGCTGCACCAGGTGGTAAAAGTGTATTTGCGTGGCGGGCATTACGACCACAATTACTTGTATGCAATGAAGCAATTAGCAAACGTATTGGAATGCTCATTTCTAATTTAAAACGCTGTCAGATTCATTCTTCAATAGTTTTAAATAAAGATTCCAGTTATTTAGCAGAATCCGTTCCTAATTCAAGTCAATTTGTCATTGTTGATGCTCCTTGTACAGGTCAATCTTTACTAGCAAAAGGCGGTAAAGCCCCTGGATGCTTTCATCCTACTACAATTAATAAAAATGCGAATCGCCAAAAGCGAATTCTAGCTAATTCAGCACAGTTAGTAGCACCACAAGGGTATTTAACTTATATGACTTGTACGTATTCGATTGAAGAAAATGAGCAAGTGTGTGAGTGGTTTTTGAGTAAGTTTCCGCAGTTTCAAGCGGTAGAGATTCCTGAGTTAGTAGAGTATCAATCTTGTCTTTCTCGTATTCCTTGTTATCGATTGTTCCCACAAAGTAAATTAGGCGCGGGGGCGTTTACAGTGTTGTTTCAAAATACTGAGGTGGGGAAAGTTGAGAATTTGGATGTTGAGATGTTGCAGCGGGTGGGAATTAGGTATAAGTTGGACGATACGTAG
- a CDS encoding DUF2157 domain-containing protein: protein MTSDKFRHQLRHEAQIWQAEGLIDDLQYEQLSQRYQFNTLDSTARNSFIAILVGLGSILIGLGIITFVAANWQELPRLGKVTLLLSLFIGVNIAGFWLWKHPKESRQRLGHGLLLLGALILGANMGLMGQIFHINAPFYELLLAWGIGVLAMAYSLRLTSLGVLSIILLWLGYWGYWGSAIAQSWSTAAITEVTWSSLIGQHMPLLSVVLFIPLAYWCRSGWIFALGAIAIVTSLEANLQTFVWGTSQSGWVTSIAFALPAALLWSYDDSPLVHGNFLRLHRHSDRHLKFGSFQAIARNLALFTLGVLFIFAATTAFWDSLAQSTEYNTPSRQNQLLLIDAVVLAGIAVWQWISLMTSQSRRRRQQNMTTIVVGVFICIIALVTFWHIEVANISPYATFIFNVMLFLFAAGLIRTGLAKGGRRAFWGGMLLLSLRIFYVFLLSATGLLFKSLVFILCGIGVMAVGLWFERHIRIHHPAKS from the coding sequence GTGACTTCGGATAAGTTTCGTCACCAGTTACGCCATGAAGCCCAAATATGGCAAGCTGAGGGACTCATAGATGATTTGCAATACGAGCAGCTATCACAACGCTATCAATTTAACACGCTTGATAGCACAGCCCGTAATAGTTTTATCGCCATTTTAGTTGGTTTGGGTAGTATTCTGATCGGTTTAGGAATTATTACCTTTGTAGCTGCAAATTGGCAAGAATTACCGCGACTTGGTAAAGTCACACTACTACTAAGTTTGTTTATCGGTGTTAATATTGCAGGCTTTTGGTTATGGAAACACCCTAAAGAATCGCGACAACGCCTAGGACATGGATTGCTGCTTTTGGGGGCACTGATTCTGGGTGCAAATATGGGATTGATGGGGCAAATTTTTCACATCAATGCGCCATTTTATGAATTATTACTGGCTTGGGGAATTGGTGTGTTAGCAATGGCATACAGCCTGCGGTTAACTTCGTTGGGCGTGTTGTCAATTATATTGCTGTGGCTGGGATATTGGGGATATTGGGGAAGCGCGATCGCCCAAAGTTGGTCAACAGCTGCAATAACAGAAGTAACATGGTCGTCGCTCATCGGGCAACATATGCCGCTATTATCAGTAGTATTATTTATCCCGTTAGCTTATTGGTGTCGTTCTGGTTGGATTTTTGCGCTAGGTGCGATCGCCATTGTCACATCCTTAGAAGCAAATCTCCAAACTTTCGTGTGGGGAACGTCTCAAAGCGGTTGGGTAACAAGTATTGCGTTTGCGCTACCAGCAGCTTTGTTATGGAGTTATGATGACTCACCCCTGGTGCATGGTAATTTTCTTAGACTACATAGACACAGCGATCGCCATCTCAAATTTGGTTCATTTCAAGCGATCGCGCGTAACTTAGCCTTATTTACTCTGGGAGTCTTATTCATCTTTGCAGCCACAACCGCTTTTTGGGACTCTTTGGCGCAATCTACCGAGTATAATACTCCATCGCGACAAAACCAACTGCTGCTCATTGATGCAGTCGTCTTAGCTGGTATTGCAGTTTGGCAATGGATTAGTTTAATGACTTCGCAAAGCCGTCGCCGTCGTCAACAAAATATGACTACCATTGTTGTCGGTGTGTTTATCTGCATTATTGCTTTAGTCACTTTTTGGCATATTGAGGTAGCGAACATTTCACCATACGCCACCTTTATCTTCAATGTCATGTTATTCCTCTTTGCAGCAGGGTTAATTCGTACAGGATTAGCTAAAGGAGGAAGACGCGCCTTTTGGGGTGGAATGCTGCTATTAAGCTTACGGATTTTCTACGTATTTTTGCTATCTGCGACAGGATTACTCTTCAAATCCTTAGTGTTCATTTTATGTGGCATTGGTGTCATGGCTGTAGGGCTATGGTTTGAACGCCACATTCGCATTCACCATCCAGCAAAATCATAG
- the era gene encoding GTPase Era translates to MTTKVSDIDSLNFSEAWSIPQAPTGYKSGFIGIVGRPNVGKSTLMNQLVGQKIAITSPVAQTTRNRLQGILTTPEAQLIFVDTPGIHKPHHQLGEVLVRNAKIAIDAVDVILFVVDGSQPAGGGDRFIVDLLSRTENPVILGINKIDQQASQQLDCTYEELATPHQWQIVKFSALTGDGLDTLQQLLVTHLEPGPYYYPPDLVTDQPERFIMGELIREQILLLTREEVPHSVAVTIDRVEEDTTITRVLATIHVERDSQKGILIGKGGTMLKAIGSAAREQMQKLIAGKVYLELFVKVQPKWRQSRFRLSELGYRVEE, encoded by the coding sequence ATGACTACGAAAGTGAGTGATATTGATAGTTTGAATTTTTCTGAAGCGTGGAGTATTCCGCAAGCGCCTACTGGATACAAATCGGGTTTTATAGGTATTGTTGGTCGTCCGAATGTTGGTAAATCGACATTGATGAATCAACTCGTGGGACAAAAAATTGCCATTACTTCGCCCGTGGCGCAAACTACGCGAAATCGCTTGCAGGGAATCTTAACCACACCGGAAGCACAACTCATTTTTGTCGATACGCCAGGAATTCACAAACCGCACCACCAACTCGGCGAAGTTTTAGTTCGCAATGCCAAAATTGCAATTGATGCGGTTGATGTCATTTTATTTGTCGTCGATGGTTCGCAACCCGCAGGCGGCGGCGATCGCTTTATTGTCGATCTTCTCAGTCGCACAGAAAACCCTGTGATTTTGGGCATCAACAAAATCGATCAACAAGCATCGCAGCAACTCGATTGTACTTATGAAGAGTTAGCAACACCTCATCAATGGCAAATTGTCAAGTTTTCTGCACTGACAGGCGACGGGTTAGACACGCTGCAACAATTACTTGTTACGCATTTAGAACCAGGACCATACTACTATCCGCCCGATTTAGTCACCGATCAACCTGAACGGTTTATTATGGGCGAATTAATTCGCGAACAAATTTTGCTTCTCACGCGCGAAGAAGTTCCCCACTCGGTAGCTGTGACGATTGATCGCGTTGAGGAAGATACAACAATTACGCGCGTTTTAGCGACAATTCATGTGGAACGCGACTCGCAAAAAGGTATTTTAATTGGCAAGGGCGGTACGATGCTGAAAGCGATCGGTTCGGCGGCGCGAGAACAAATGCAAAAGTTAATCGCGGGTAAAGTTTATCTGGAATTATTCGTGAAAGTGCAACCCAAATGGCGACAATCGCGTTTTCGGTTGTCTGAGTTGGGTTATCGGGTGGAGGAATAA
- a CDS encoding PPC domain-containing DNA-binding protein, with amino-acid sequence MQVLALRLKPDTDLRQILKNFVLQKNIKAGFILSAIGSLKQATIRFANQEKSTVLTDKFEILSLNGTLTTNGIHLHICISDKHGKTIGGHLDNGCIIYTTAEIVIGTTKDFTFTRTLDSQTGYNELEILPHQ; translated from the coding sequence ATGCAAGTATTAGCATTAAGACTAAAACCAGATACAGATTTACGCCAAATTCTAAAGAATTTTGTTCTTCAAAAAAATATCAAAGCAGGTTTTATTTTGAGCGCAATAGGTAGCCTCAAACAAGCAACAATTCGCTTCGCTAATCAAGAGAAAAGTACCGTATTAACCGATAAATTTGAAATACTTTCCCTCAACGGTACATTAACCACAAACGGCATTCATCTCCACATTTGCATATCAGACAAACACGGAAAAACCATTGGTGGACATTTAGACAACGGTTGCATAATCTACACAACCGCAGAAATCGTTATCGGAACCACAAAAGACTTCACCTTCACACGCACCCTTGATTCTCAAACAGGCTACAACGAACTAGAAATCCTCCCCCACCAATAA